From Streptomonospora salina, the proteins below share one genomic window:
- a CDS encoding sodium/glutamate symporter codes for MFPTDEVSGDTVTALLFALTVLGLLILAGVLLRLLFTPLRRLFIPAALIGGVLGAALGPYGAGLFPEGMTATWSTLPGILITVVFAPMLIGVRMPNVRQSYRLIAPQLLFGYIGDLLMIGVPMLVCAAVLMPFWNVDAMFGTIVEIGWPGGHGTAGGMAPVYSDLGWADGGALALAGATVGLVFGIVMGMVLINIGARRGDVPHAGGAAATRDLLSGDERPGLGRVTLNKDLVDGLAFHGALIAVAVFIGWILQSALELVVPGMPLFPLAMIGGAVVQAVIGRTRIADAVDPGSLRAIQGAALDLLVVAAVASVSVPVVLANIVPLTLVMLVAAAVAVAFFYWAGPRMFRESWFEHAIVNFGTLTAVSSVGLMLLRTADPDLKTDAARAYALRAPFFSPVLGGGLITALLPVLAVNYGAWALGAGACAAALLLGLLARLLRIWQSPAKAEKAAASS; via the coding sequence ATGTTCCCCACCGACGAAGTCTCCGGCGACACCGTCACCGCACTTCTGTTCGCCCTCACCGTGCTGGGCCTGCTCATCCTCGCCGGAGTACTGCTGCGGCTGCTGTTCACCCCGCTGCGCAGGCTCTTCATCCCGGCCGCGCTGATCGGCGGCGTTCTCGGCGCCGCCCTCGGGCCCTATGGCGCCGGCCTGTTCCCCGAAGGCATGACCGCCACCTGGTCGACGCTTCCGGGAATCCTCATCACCGTGGTGTTCGCGCCGATGCTCATCGGCGTGCGCATGCCCAACGTGCGGCAGAGCTACCGGCTGATCGCGCCGCAGCTGCTGTTCGGCTACATCGGCGACCTGCTGATGATCGGTGTGCCGATGCTCGTGTGCGCGGCGGTTCTGATGCCTTTCTGGAACGTGGACGCCATGTTCGGCACCATCGTGGAGATCGGCTGGCCGGGCGGCCACGGCACCGCGGGCGGGATGGCCCCGGTCTACTCCGACCTGGGGTGGGCCGACGGCGGAGCGCTCGCGCTTGCCGGTGCGACCGTCGGCCTGGTGTTCGGCATCGTCATGGGAATGGTGCTGATCAACATCGGCGCCCGCCGCGGCGACGTGCCCCACGCCGGGGGCGCAGCCGCTACCCGCGACCTGCTCAGCGGCGACGAACGCCCCGGCCTGGGCCGGGTCACGCTGAACAAGGACCTCGTCGACGGACTCGCCTTCCACGGTGCGCTCATCGCTGTGGCGGTGTTCATCGGCTGGATTCTGCAGTCGGCACTGGAGCTGGTCGTGCCCGGCATGCCGCTGTTCCCGCTGGCGATGATCGGCGGTGCCGTCGTGCAGGCGGTGATCGGGCGGACCCGGATCGCCGACGCGGTGGACCCGGGCAGCCTGCGCGCGATCCAGGGCGCCGCGCTGGACCTGCTCGTGGTCGCGGCCGTGGCGTCGGTCTCGGTGCCGGTGGTGCTGGCCAACATCGTGCCGTTGACCCTGGTCATGCTGGTTGCCGCCGCGGTCGCGGTCGCGTTCTTCTACTGGGCGGGCCCGCGGATGTTCCGCGAGTCCTGGTTCGAGCACGCCATCGTCAACTTCGGCACGCTGACCGCGGTCTCCTCGGTGGGCCTGATGCTGCTGCGCACCGCCGACCCCGACCTCAAGACCGACGCCGCCCGCGCTTACGCGCTGCGCGCGCCGTTCTTCAGCCCGGTTCTGGGCGGCGGCCTGATCACCGCACTGCTGCCGGTGCTCGCCGTCAACTACGGCGCCTGGGCACTGGGCGCCGGCGCCTGCGCGGCGGCCCTGCTGCTGGGCCTGCTCGCCCGGCTGCTGCGGATCTGGCAGAGCCCCGCCAAGGCGGAGAAGGCGGCGGCCTCGTCCTGA
- a CDS encoding glycosyl hydrolase, whose amino-acid sequence MPAHDDTDAHRPRSGFSRRSFIGAGAALGTTAALQPALGLPGAAAAPAEADLTAGLADPARAVQAKFRWWWPHGMVEPAEIRREIDQIADAGFGGVEISDVHHSVEQDLDPAGSGWGTESWCTALEAALSRAERRGVVVDVTIGPAWPAAVPTITPQDDAAMRELAHGARFVDAGEQVDGPLPEPEVAPADGVSERSLFAVQAVRLAEGASPGDSPCSLDPDTLVDLTSSADGERLSWTAPDGGGTWALLAYWERGSGQRPEAGPHTEPASYVVDHFSRAGTRAVTGFWEEHILTGGIRRLLKGPAGGALFEDSIEMETEATLWTARMPAAFEEHTGYDPLPYLPVLVRAHEDKVFSYGPDADRRAIDDYNDVLSQLYIDHHAAALTEWAHGLGLQYRIQPYGLETDAAAKAAVVDIPEGETLGFNNLDDFRSLAGGRDLGGNTVLSSEAGAVYGGSYSTTWKQTARTIGREYAAGVNQAVLHGFSYADAPGARWPGFAAFTPYSGGVGYSESWGPRQPTWQHVDAVSGFFARAQHTLQWGASTVDVAFLRQKGYAGSGFGAAFFSDAGVRAGWTHQFVSPRLLEITDPDVHDGVLAPDGPAYRLLVFEGDAFNGRVATLPLETARRLLRYARAGLRILVVGDWSSPQPPGVDQSDSGELGETVRALLDEPTVRRVATREDIPDGIAALDAAPAVSYAQDSPLLHARRRSRRLDAYYLTNGSDDTEVDHDAVFATDVRHAYPFAVDLWTGAVSPIPVHTVEDGGIRLRVRLAPGASTVIALARPQWAKDAAGASEGTPPGQLRKLRFSETDADTVHVVGKSAKARAAKAGTYTATRADGRSVSTTIAKVGERRELTRWHLEVEDWRPGDATAETAIRTHDLDLDGLAPWTELDGLADVSGIGRYTATVELGDGWTGGHGAYLDLGRVSDLYRVRVNGGAVPAGDQIAPVVDLGDRLKRGTNTVEVEVSTTLINRMRAFRPDVYGDVPRQEQGLMGPVRLLPYGQAKL is encoded by the coding sequence ATGCCCGCCCACGACGACACCGACGCCCACCGCCCCCGCTCGGGCTTCTCCCGCCGCTCGTTCATCGGCGCGGGGGCCGCCCTCGGCACCACCGCCGCACTCCAGCCCGCCCTCGGCCTGCCCGGCGCGGCCGCCGCCCCCGCCGAGGCCGACCTCACCGCCGGACTGGCCGACCCCGCGCGCGCCGTCCAGGCGAAATTCCGCTGGTGGTGGCCCCACGGGATGGTCGAACCCGCCGAGATCCGCCGCGAGATCGACCAGATCGCCGACGCCGGATTCGGCGGTGTGGAGATCTCCGACGTCCACCACAGCGTGGAGCAGGACCTCGACCCCGCCGGTTCGGGCTGGGGTACCGAATCCTGGTGCACCGCACTGGAGGCGGCACTCTCGCGCGCCGAACGCCGCGGCGTGGTCGTCGACGTCACCATCGGCCCTGCATGGCCGGCGGCGGTTCCCACCATCACGCCCCAGGACGACGCCGCCATGCGCGAACTCGCCCACGGCGCCCGGTTCGTCGACGCCGGGGAACAGGTCGACGGCCCGCTGCCCGAACCCGAAGTCGCCCCCGCCGACGGGGTGAGCGAGCGCTCCCTGTTCGCCGTGCAGGCGGTGCGGCTGGCCGAGGGCGCTTCACCCGGGGACTCCCCCTGCTCCCTGGATCCCGACACGCTCGTGGACCTGACCTCCTCGGCCGACGGCGAGCGGCTGTCGTGGACCGCTCCCGACGGCGGCGGCACCTGGGCGCTCCTCGCCTACTGGGAGCGCGGCAGCGGCCAGCGCCCCGAGGCCGGCCCGCACACCGAGCCGGCCTCCTACGTCGTCGACCACTTCAGCCGGGCAGGCACCCGCGCGGTCACCGGCTTCTGGGAGGAGCACATCCTCACCGGCGGCATCCGCCGCCTGCTGAAGGGGCCCGCCGGAGGTGCGCTGTTCGAAGACTCCATCGAGATGGAGACCGAAGCGACCCTCTGGACAGCCCGGATGCCCGCCGCGTTCGAGGAGCACACCGGCTACGACCCGCTGCCCTACCTGCCGGTGCTCGTGCGCGCCCACGAGGACAAGGTGTTCAGCTACGGCCCCGACGCCGACCGCCGCGCGATCGACGACTACAACGACGTCCTCTCCCAGCTCTACATCGACCACCACGCCGCCGCGCTCACGGAGTGGGCGCACGGGCTCGGCCTGCAGTACCGCATCCAGCCCTACGGACTGGAGACCGACGCCGCCGCGAAGGCGGCCGTGGTCGACATCCCCGAGGGCGAAACCCTGGGCTTCAACAACCTCGACGACTTCCGCAGCCTCGCCGGCGGACGCGACCTCGGCGGAAACACCGTGCTCTCCAGCGAGGCCGGCGCCGTCTACGGCGGCTCCTACAGCACCACCTGGAAGCAGACGGCGCGCACGATCGGGCGGGAGTACGCCGCCGGTGTCAACCAGGCCGTTCTGCACGGGTTCTCCTACGCCGACGCTCCCGGCGCCCGCTGGCCCGGATTCGCCGCCTTCACCCCCTACAGCGGAGGCGTCGGCTACAGCGAGTCCTGGGGGCCGCGCCAACCCACATGGCAGCACGTGGACGCCGTATCCGGTTTCTTCGCCCGCGCCCAGCACACACTGCAGTGGGGCGCCTCCACCGTCGACGTCGCCTTCCTGCGGCAGAAGGGGTATGCGGGCTCGGGATTCGGCGCCGCCTTCTTCAGCGACGCGGGTGTGCGCGCGGGCTGGACGCACCAGTTCGTGAGCCCGCGCCTGCTGGAGATCACCGATCCGGACGTGCACGACGGGGTGCTGGCGCCGGACGGCCCCGCCTACCGCCTGCTGGTCTTCGAAGGCGACGCGTTCAACGGCCGGGTGGCGACCCTGCCGCTGGAGACGGCCCGCCGACTGCTGCGCTACGCCCGTGCGGGCCTGCGGATCCTGGTCGTGGGCGACTGGAGCTCGCCGCAGCCGCCCGGCGTGGACCAGAGCGACTCCGGGGAGCTGGGCGAGACGGTGCGGGCCCTGCTCGACGAGCCCACGGTGCGCCGGGTGGCCACCCGGGAGGACATCCCCGACGGCATCGCCGCGCTCGACGCCGCCCCGGCCGTCTCCTACGCCCAGGACTCGCCGCTGCTGCACGCCCGGCGGCGCTCCCGCCGTCTGGACGCCTACTACCTCACCAACGGCTCCGACGACACCGAGGTCGACCACGACGCCGTCTTCGCCACGGACGTCCGCCACGCCTACCCCTTCGCCGTCGACCTGTGGACGGGCGCGGTCTCCCCGATTCCGGTGCACACCGTCGAGGACGGCGGAATCCGGCTGCGCGTGCGACTGGCGCCCGGGGCCTCGACGGTGATCGCCCTCGCCCGGCCGCAGTGGGCCAAGGACGCCGCCGGCGCGTCGGAGGGGACGCCGCCGGGGCAGCTGCGCAAGCTCCGCTTCAGCGAAACCGACGCCGACACGGTGCACGTAGTCGGCAAGAGCGCCAAAGCGCGGGCCGCGAAGGCGGGCACCTACACCGCGACGCGCGCCGACGGCCGGTCGGTCTCCACGACGATCGCGAAGGTCGGCGAGCGGCGGGAGCTGACCCGCTGGCACCTGGAGGTCGAGGACTGGCGGCCCGGCGACGCGACCGCCGAAACCGCGATCCGCACCCACGACCTGGACCTGGACGGGTTGGCGCCCTGGACCGAGCTCGACGGCCTGGCCGACGTTTCGGGGATCGGGCGCTACACCGCCACCGTCGAGCTGGGGGACGGCTGGACCGGCGGGCACGGCGCCTACCTGGATCTGGGCCGGGTCAGCGACCTGTACCGGGTGCGGGTCAACGGCGGCGCCGTCCCCGCCGGCGACCAGATCGCCCCGGTCGTCGACCTCGGCGACCGCCTGAAGCGCGGCACGAACACCGTCGAGGTCGAGGTCTCCACGACCCTCATCAACCGCATGCGGGCGTTCCGCCCCGATGTCTACGGCGACGTGCCCCGCCAGGAGCAGGGCCTGATGGGCCCGGTCCGCCTGCTGCCCTACGGACAGGCCAAGCTGTAG
- a CDS encoding MurR/RpiR family transcriptional regulator, giving the protein MKTSSTDDGGFRARVTARLDSLSPRERAVTDFVLNRPAEAVTASAQQLAALTGTSDATVVRTARSLGFSGLRELKRSVLDMLTARRDPAMVLDQRLEGLGDHPVLDRVITDSADLLRRLPEVLDTRAFAAAVDLLGAAARTVCYGIGPASTTARYLAIEVGRLGKRSVALEASGFRLADDLLGIGGDDVVVVVAPLRLFREVEALLEHCSEVGAPVVAITEALGDELRDRVHAVLSTPPSTAGTADEGFAGRVVAHALVMDLAARDRSGSVASRQRLNRLRGTIAGDGIDADVAPSDPG; this is encoded by the coding sequence ATGAAAACTTCATCAACTGACGACGGCGGGTTCCGCGCCCGCGTAACGGCGCGGCTGGACTCGCTGTCTCCCCGGGAGCGCGCAGTCACCGACTTCGTGCTCAACCGCCCCGCGGAGGCCGTGACCGCCTCCGCCCAGCAGCTCGCCGCGCTGACCGGAACCAGCGACGCGACCGTGGTGCGCACCGCCCGCTCGCTCGGCTTCAGCGGGCTGCGCGAGCTCAAGCGCTCGGTACTGGACATGCTCACCGCGCGGCGCGACCCCGCTATGGTGCTCGACCAGCGGCTGGAAGGACTCGGCGATCACCCGGTTCTGGACCGGGTGATCACCGACAGCGCCGACCTGCTGCGCCGCCTGCCCGAGGTGCTCGACACCCGGGCCTTCGCCGCCGCCGTCGACCTGCTCGGCGCGGCGGCGCGTACCGTCTGCTACGGCATCGGCCCGGCGTCGACGACGGCACGCTACCTGGCCATCGAGGTGGGCCGCCTGGGGAAGCGCAGCGTCGCCCTGGAGGCCTCGGGCTTCCGCCTCGCCGACGACCTGCTGGGCATCGGCGGAGACGACGTGGTCGTCGTCGTGGCTCCACTGCGCCTGTTCCGCGAGGTCGAGGCGCTGTTGGAGCACTGTTCGGAGGTGGGGGCACCCGTCGTGGCGATCACCGAGGCGCTCGGCGACGAACTGCGCGACCGCGTGCACGCCGTGCTGAGCACTCCCCCCTCCACCGCGGGCACCGCCGACGAGGGCTTCGCGGGCCGAGTGGTGGCCCACGCCCTGGTCATGGACCTGGCGGCGCGCGACAGATCCGGATCGGTCGCGTCCCGGCAGCGGTTGAACCGGCTGCGCGGCACGATCGCGGGCGACGGCATCGACGCCGACGTCGCGCCTTCCGACCCCGGCTGA
- a CDS encoding NAD(P)/FAD-dependent oxidoreductase, whose product MKHQFVIIGGGIHGCAAAWMLADAGEDVLLLEAGETASGASGGFGRRGVRGNRRDLRELPLMRAAYRLWPTLSERLGADTGYERTGGLNLIEQEATGTKGGLVAAQAHADVQNRNGVPTEVLTRDRVLALEPAVGAEVRGALYCPFDGTADHGAATAAFAAAARARGAAVEEYSPVTGVEVAGGRATAVTTPDGRRYEIGQALLILNNTAAPDLLREHFGVSLPVWRILPQALRVVPQSGPPMRHLIGHDHRSLSLKPLPDGGVMVSGGWRGRWNAELDRGETVEANVHGNLRAAAEVYADLSDAELDLADAARPESCSADEIPVIDRVPGTANALVGTGWTGHGFAIAPAVAEALAFWARTGARPESLAPFSATRF is encoded by the coding sequence ATGAAACACCAGTTCGTGATTATCGGGGGCGGCATCCACGGGTGCGCCGCGGCGTGGATGCTCGCCGACGCCGGGGAGGACGTGCTCCTCCTCGAAGCCGGTGAAACCGCTTCGGGCGCTTCCGGCGGCTTCGGCCGGCGCGGTGTGCGGGGGAACCGGCGCGACCTGCGCGAACTCCCCCTCATGCGGGCCGCCTACCGCCTCTGGCCCACGCTCTCCGAACGCCTGGGCGCCGACACAGGCTACGAGCGCACCGGCGGGCTCAACCTCATCGAGCAGGAGGCGACGGGCACCAAGGGCGGACTGGTGGCCGCCCAGGCGCACGCCGACGTGCAGAACCGCAACGGCGTGCCCACCGAGGTTCTCACCCGCGACCGCGTGCTCGCCCTGGAGCCCGCCGTCGGCGCAGAGGTGCGCGGAGCCCTGTACTGCCCGTTCGACGGTACCGCCGACCACGGCGCCGCCACCGCGGCCTTCGCCGCGGCAGCGCGGGCGCGCGGCGCCGCAGTAGAGGAGTACAGCCCGGTCACCGGCGTCGAGGTCGCCGGAGGACGCGCCACCGCCGTCACCACCCCCGACGGCCGCCGCTACGAGATCGGTCAGGCGCTGCTGATCCTCAACAACACCGCAGCGCCCGATCTGCTGCGCGAGCACTTCGGCGTGAGTCTGCCGGTCTGGCGCATCCTCCCGCAGGCGCTGCGCGTGGTGCCGCAGTCCGGGCCGCCGATGCGCCACCTCATCGGCCACGACCACCGCTCGCTGTCGCTCAAACCGCTGCCCGACGGCGGCGTCATGGTCAGCGGCGGCTGGCGCGGCCGATGGAACGCCGAACTGGACCGCGGCGAAACCGTCGAGGCCAACGTGCACGGCAACCTGCGCGCCGCAGCCGAGGTCTACGCCGACCTGTCCGACGCCGAACTCGACCTGGCCGACGCCGCCCGGCCCGAGTCCTGCAGCGCCGACGAGATCCCCGTCATCGACCGCGTACCGGGAACGGCCAACGCCCTGGTGGGCACCGGCTGGACCGGGCACGGCTTCGCCATCGCACCGGCGGTGGCCGAAGCGCTGGCGTTCTGGGCGCGCACGGGGGCGCGCCCGGAGAGCCTGGCCCCCTTCTCGGCAACGCGGTTCTGA
- a CDS encoding nitroreductase/quinone reductase family protein, with amino-acid sequence MALRDFVVDARGIAPDHLVVLEVAGRSTGRTVATPLVMAVAGGERHLVSMLGDGSNRVRNVRAAGGSAVLRHGRREEVLLAEVAAEHRAQVPMTYLQRAPNAGVHLPVSAGSPLAEFARVAHRFPVFRVTAPPVQALAGEEP; translated from the coding sequence GTGGCGTTGCGGGACTTCGTCGTCGACGCGCGCGGGATCGCCCCGGATCACCTGGTCGTTCTCGAAGTGGCCGGCAGGAGCACGGGCCGGACCGTAGCCACGCCGCTGGTGATGGCCGTCGCCGGCGGGGAGAGGCACCTGGTGTCGATGCTCGGGGACGGGTCGAACCGGGTCCGCAACGTCCGCGCGGCTGGCGGTAGCGCGGTGCTGCGCCACGGCCGCCGCGAGGAGGTGCTCCTCGCAGAAGTCGCCGCGGAGCACCGCGCGCAGGTGCCGATGACCTATCTGCAGCGGGCGCCCAACGCCGGAGTGCACCTTCCCGTGAGCGCCGGCTCCCCGCTCGCGGAGTTCGCGCGCGTGGCCCACCGGTTCCCCGTGTTCCGCGTAACCGCCCCGCCGGTACAGGCGCTCGCCGGCGAGGAACCGTAA